A single Amphiura filiformis chromosome 8, Afil_fr2py, whole genome shotgun sequence DNA region contains:
- the LOC140158501 gene encoding inhibitor of nuclear factor kappa-B kinase subunit alpha-like, with amino-acid sequence MENQNAVNKRRGAWVLTKVLGSGGFGQVTLWEHEKQRGEKIAIKQCRVILDAKNCKRWTMEIDIMKRLDNTFVCRSMDVPLDLQAPSGDIPVLGMEYCVGGDLRKVLLKAENACGLKQSEVLDVAKHTASGVEYLHSNRIIHRDLKPENIVIQQEDGRKLYKLIDLGYAKELDQGSVASTFVGTLQYLAPELYASRDYTVTVDFWSLGTVIFECITGKRPFLPSLPPVQWHGTVSQKKDSQITAYESPNGEMIFSEHLLSPNHLSRPYQNLFEYWLKYMLLWDSTSRGGGPDDKKRPKCFGILDRIIECKVLNVLCMVDDSLQSYIAQDSDTLTTLQQQLAKDTGIPIEEQEILLPTGMAADSKKPALQCWGGREQQDLTVFLFHRGQMPTSFQKKPLPELVQIIVDDAKTLMPYQDRKKIWGQACCYCGQQMADCSRLLEGARAAMLCVLRLNTALNKERSKLTEQLYKLQALQEHFRVSLELDVDMYAVQAANGITSEKMFRNWKTTEKEVVEFAVTGKVHKLDYRVNAIQTRVVELQRSPFARMRQADTLIDTEQKATGLYQELRQSGREEAHIFQDNTKMAVLVLKCISQRQKITKELCSHLGKLMTCKQDIEKMMPEISQCLEEMKEFETKIIMFQKQRQKDIWTLLRYVMQNFHRERAGSRRSSSGNSAGATTPESPNIRGLVSMPPDKLSQDVMTESFSTKERFDEAFESIKSDLQQNAEDSSGLDWTFIDVANHAPASSLPSGIVMAPPRSSTASSTILKPLSSTAATAGSARAESTASSTISKPQSSTAGSAKAESTASGGEFQG; translated from the exons TAGATCCATGGATGTTCCGCTAGATCTACAGGCCCCCTCTGGAGACATTCCTGTGTTAGGAATGGAGTATTGTGTGGGTGGAGACCTCAGAAAG GTATTGCTTAAAGCAGAGAATGCTTGTGGTCTGAAGCAGTCTGAAGTGCTAGATGTAGCCAAACACACCGCCAGTGGAGTGGAATATCTTCACTCTAATCGGATCATACACAGGGATTTGAAACCAGAAAACATTGTCATTCAGCAAGAAGACGGAAGA aaattgtataaattaatagATCTGGGTTATGCCAAAGAGTTGGACCAAGGAAGTGTAGCTAGTACATTTGTAGGAACACTTCAATATCTG GCACCTGAGTTATATGCTTCACGTGACTACACAGTGACTGTAGACTTTTGGAGTCTTGGTACAGTCATCTTTGAATGCATCACAGGGAAGAGACCATTCCTACCAAGCCTCCCCCCTGTTCAATG GCATGGGACTGTTAGCCAGAAGAAAGATAGTCAAATAACAGCATATGAAAGTCCAAACG GTGAGATGATATTTTCAGAGCATCTTTTATCACCCAACCATCTTTCAAG GCCGTATCAGAACCTGTTTGAATACTGGTTAAAATACATGTTGCTATGGGATTCTACATCAAGAGGAGGAGGTCCAGATGACAAGAAGAGACCAAAATGTTTTGGAATACTGGATAGAATAATAGAGTGTAAG GTTTTAAATGTCCTATGCATGGTGGATGATTCCCTTCAAAGCTACATAGCTCAGGACTCGGACACATTAACAACATTACAACAACAGCTTGCCAAGGACACAGGTATACCTATAGAAGAGCAAGAGATCCTATTGCCTACAGGTATGGCTGCAGACAGCAAAAAACCAGCTTTGCAATGCTGGGGTGGAAGG GAACAGCAAGATTTAACAGTATTCCTGTTTCATAGAGGTCAAATGCCAACATCATTTCAGAAGAAACCACTACCAGAACTAGTACAgattatag TTGATGATGCCAAAACCTTGATGCCATATCAAGATAGAAAAAAGATCTGGGGTCAGGCATGCTGTTACTGTGGGCAGCAAATGGCAGACTGTTCACGACTGCTTGAGGGTGCTAGAGCTGCCAT GTTATGTGTATTGAGACTCAACACAGCATTGAACAAAGAGAGAAGTAAACTTACAGAGCAGCTGTATAAGCTGCAAGCACTACAAGAACACTTTAGAGTTAG TTTGGAGCTTGATGTTGACATGTACGCTGTACAAGCTGCAAATGGAATCA CATCAGAGAAGATGTTCAGAAATTGGAAGACAACTGAGAAAGAAGTGGTAGAGTTTGCAGTG actGGTAAAGTTCACAAGTTAGACTACAGAGTCAATGCCATCCAAACCAGAGTTGTGGAACTGCAGAGAAGTCCTTTTGCTAGGATGAGACAAGCTGATACACTTATTGATAC AGAGCAGAAGGCAACAGGTCTTTATCAAGAACTCAGGCAATCAGGGAGAG AAGAAGCACATATATTCCAAGACAATACCAAGATGGCTGTTTTAGTTCTCAAGTGTATATCACAAAGACAAAAAATCACCAAGGAGCTGTGTTCACATCTAGG TAAGCTTATGACTTGTAAGCAAGATATAGAGAAGATGATGCCAGAAATTAGCCAATGTCTAGAAGAAATGAAGGAGTTTGAAACTAAGATTATCATGTTCCAGAAGCAGAGACAGAAAGATATATGGACACTACTCAGATATGTG ATGCAGAATTTTCATCGAGAGCGAGCTGGAAGTCGTCGGTCGTCATCCGGCAACTCGGCAGGTGCTACTACACCAGAATCGCCAAACATACGAGGCCTCGTCAGCATGCCTCCTGATAAACTTTCACAGGACGTGATGACAGAAAGCTTTTCAACCAAAGAAAG ATTTGATGAGGCGTTTGAGAGCATCAAATCAGACCTACAGCAGAATGCTGAGGACTCTTCTGGATTAGATTGGACATTCATTGATGTTGCCAACCATGCACCAGCATCATCACTACCATCAGGAATAGTAATGGCACCACCAAGATCATCAACAGCAAGTTCAACTATATTGAAACCATTATCATCAACAGCAGCTACAGCAGGATCAGCTAGAGCAGAATCAACAGCAAGTTCAACAATATCTAAACCACAATCATCTACAGCAGGATCAGCTAAAGCAGAATCAACAGCAAGTGGAGGTGAATTTCAGGGTTGA